One window from the genome of Tachypleus tridentatus isolate NWPU-2018 chromosome 11, ASM421037v1, whole genome shotgun sequence encodes:
- the LOC143232491 gene encoding zinc finger protein AEBP2-like isoform X2, translated as MWHKTRNISLKLILEVLGRRVDAKKDTMFLLHWVPENIFPDEWVSEDKVPYSSSRKVHLSRLPRGAITEFDPLIPKSVNCGRK; from the exons ATGTGGCATAAAACACGAAACATCAGCCTCAAACTGATCCTAGAA gTTCTTGGTCGTCGAGTTGATGCGAAAAAAGATACCATGTTCCTGTTACATTGGGTAcctgaaaatat CTTTCCTGATGAATGGGTGTCCGAGGACAAAGTTCCATATTCGTCTTCTCGTAAAGTTCATTTGTCTCGATTACCACGTGGAGCTATAACTGAGTTTGACCCTTTGATTCCCAAATCTGTAAATTGTGGACGCAAGTAA